From the Maioricimonas rarisocia genome, one window contains:
- a CDS encoding sigma-54-dependent transcriptional regulator: MTDHLDNDTDLTNVVISVLIVDDDEAHAQAVAESLVRIGCECTTANSGPKGIECIESENYDIVITDLKMDDVDGLTILRKTKEELPEAEVIVLTGYSSIHSAVTAMQGGAYTYLTKPLDIQELRNAVEKASTRIRLIRRNAALNRRLDERFGFEGVIGTSPSMNKVIEQLKNLAPTETTVLILGESGTGKELVARALHQNSPRKNKPFVPLNISALPESILESELFGHEQGAFTGAATRRIGKIEHANGGTLFLDEVGEMPMETQIKLLRVLEDRKITRLGSNEERSVNIRLVAATNAHLKEMMEEGSFRRDLYYRLSVVTISLPPLRERRGDIPLLIEHFLKEFCQRHQKEVQGVSRAARHALMSFDWPGNIRQLRNTIEGMLALDTDGLLDVDDLPDEISSLADGDGDEITLGVSSGADMMIGKPLRDVEAYYIARSLELTEGKREEAAKLLGIGERTLYRKIKEYGLKQ; encoded by the coding sequence GTGACCGATCATCTCGACAACGATACCGATCTGACCAATGTCGTCATCAGCGTGCTGATCGTCGATGACGACGAAGCGCATGCGCAGGCCGTCGCCGAGAGCCTTGTGCGAATCGGCTGCGAGTGTACGACTGCCAACTCGGGGCCGAAGGGCATCGAGTGCATCGAGAGCGAAAACTACGACATCGTCATCACCGACCTGAAGATGGACGATGTCGACGGATTGACGATCCTCCGCAAAACCAAGGAGGAACTTCCCGAGGCCGAAGTCATCGTCCTGACCGGCTACAGCTCGATTCACTCCGCCGTCACCGCCATGCAGGGCGGGGCTTACACCTACCTCACCAAGCCGCTCGATATCCAGGAACTGCGAAACGCTGTCGAAAAGGCGTCGACGCGGATCCGACTGATCCGACGTAACGCGGCTCTGAATCGTCGGCTCGACGAGCGGTTCGGTTTCGAGGGGGTCATCGGCACGAGCCCGTCGATGAACAAGGTCATCGAGCAGCTCAAGAACCTCGCGCCGACCGAGACGACCGTCCTGATTCTCGGCGAGAGCGGCACCGGCAAGGAACTGGTCGCCCGTGCTCTGCACCAGAACAGTCCCCGCAAGAACAAGCCGTTCGTCCCGCTGAACATCTCGGCATTGCCCGAAAGCATTCTCGAAAGTGAACTGTTCGGGCACGAGCAGGGGGCATTCACGGGGGCGGCAACGCGGCGGATCGGCAAGATCGAGCACGCCAACGGCGGGACGCTGTTTCTCGACGAAGTCGGCGAAATGCCGATGGAAACGCAGATCAAGCTGCTCCGCGTCCTCGAAGACCGCAAGATCACGCGGCTGGGGTCCAACGAGGAACGCTCCGTCAACATCCGCCTGGTGGCAGCGACGAACGCCCATCTCAAGGAGATGATGGAGGAAGGAAGCTTCCGCCGCGACCTCTACTATCGGCTGAGCGTCGTCACCATCTCGTTGCCGCCGCTCCGCGAGCGTCGGGGCGACATCCCGCTGCTGATCGAGCACTTCCTCAAGGAGTTCTGCCAGCGGCATCAGAAGGAAGTGCAGGGCGTCTCACGGGCAGCCCGGCACGCTCTGATGTCATTCGACTGGCCGGGGAACATCCGGCAGCTGCGGAACACCATCGAAGGGATGCTGGCGCTCGATACCGATGGCCTGCTCGACGTCGATGATCTGCCCGACGAGATCTCCTCCCTGGCCGACGGTGATGGAGATGAGATCACCCTGGGCGTGAGCAGCGGGGCCGACATGATGATCGGCAAGCCGCTGCGGGATGTCGAAGCGTACTACATTGCCCGGTCGCTGGAACTGACCGAAGGGAAGCGGGAAGAAGCGGCCAAACTGCTGGGAATCGGCGAGCGGACGCTGTATCGCAAGATCAAGGAATACGGGCTCAAGCAGTGA
- a CDS encoding ABC-F family ATP-binding cassette domain-containing protein, with protein sequence MILVSVRGVTRQFDTEPVFRDVTFDVRPGEKVGLVGPNGSGKTTLMALLSGRDEPDIGTIERHSSAKYAILEQQTEFPPDRTLLDEVKSGLANLYRLQDEAHALAERMASAPPDQLDALQKKYDDLHHELERLDAYHIDHRVDEVLHGLGFVDEDYDRPLVTFSGGQQNRALLGRLLLAAPDLMLLDEPTNHLDIATTEWLEDYLARSSQAVLVVSHDRYFLDRVTERTLELFRGGISEYSGNFSAYWEQRDERLKVIRRTWEKQQEFIAKTEDFIRRNQYGQKHAQAKDREKKLERLDRVELPPDFEELPMGFPEASRTGDWVIRTDQIAKGFSNPDPTNGDEPASGKLFENLTLQVDRGERVGILGPNGCGKTTLLRTLVGELTPDEGSVRLGTGIRIGYFDQQLSSVDPECDAIEATRPENDPSITPGDLRSLLARFGIRGDLALQQVKHMSGGEKTKVALARLAALKANVLILDEPTNHLDFWACAALERSLRDFEGTVLFVSHDRYFLDQVATKVIVFEPDTCRWHDGNYSDYQAFVQAIRESERQAASAKTGKDSSNAQPANAKSANPERRKRRFPYRKVEDIEADIAAHEELIAQLQADMTAPEVLRDGERIRQTRERFEQAQEELEQLMEHWEEASELN encoded by the coding sequence ATGATTCTCGTTTCCGTCCGTGGCGTCACGCGACAGTTTGACACCGAGCCGGTCTTCCGGGACGTCACCTTCGATGTCCGACCGGGAGAGAAGGTGGGACTGGTCGGCCCCAACGGGAGCGGCAAGACGACCCTGATGGCGCTGCTGTCCGGCCGCGACGAACCGGATATCGGGACGATCGAACGGCATTCGTCGGCGAAGTACGCGATTCTCGAGCAGCAGACCGAGTTTCCCCCCGACCGTACCCTGCTCGACGAGGTGAAGAGCGGGCTGGCAAACCTGTACCGGCTCCAGGACGAAGCACACGCCCTGGCGGAGCGAATGGCTTCCGCTCCGCCCGACCAGCTCGACGCCCTGCAGAAGAAGTACGACGACCTGCACCACGAGCTGGAGCGGCTGGACGCCTATCACATCGACCACCGCGTCGACGAAGTCCTTCATGGTCTCGGCTTCGTCGACGAAGATTACGACCGGCCGCTGGTCACCTTCAGTGGAGGTCAGCAGAACCGGGCTCTGCTTGGCCGCCTGCTGCTCGCCGCCCCGGACCTGATGCTGCTGGACGAGCCGACCAACCACCTCGACATTGCGACGACCGAGTGGCTGGAAGACTATCTGGCCCGTTCTTCACAGGCGGTCCTCGTTGTCAGCCACGACCGCTACTTCCTCGATCGCGTGACCGAGCGCACGCTGGAGCTGTTTCGCGGGGGCATCAGCGAGTACAGCGGCAACTTCTCCGCCTACTGGGAACAGCGGGACGAACGCCTGAAGGTCATCCGTCGCACCTGGGAGAAGCAGCAGGAGTTCATCGCCAAAACCGAGGACTTCATCCGCCGCAACCAGTACGGGCAGAAGCATGCCCAGGCCAAGGACCGCGAGAAGAAGCTGGAACGACTCGACCGGGTGGAACTTCCTCCCGACTTCGAAGAGCTCCCCATGGGGTTTCCCGAGGCCAGCCGCACCGGCGACTGGGTCATCCGGACCGACCAGATCGCCAAGGGATTCTCCAATCCCGACCCCACCAACGGGGACGAGCCGGCGTCCGGAAAGCTCTTCGAGAATCTGACACTGCAGGTCGATCGGGGCGAGCGGGTCGGTATCCTCGGCCCGAATGGCTGCGGCAAGACGACGCTGCTCCGCACACTCGTCGGCGAACTGACGCCCGACGAAGGTTCTGTCCGTCTGGGGACGGGCATCCGGATCGGCTACTTCGACCAGCAGCTCAGCAGTGTCGACCCCGAATGCGACGCCATCGAGGCCACGCGTCCCGAGAATGATCCCTCGATCACGCCCGGGGATCTCCGCAGCCTGCTGGCCCGCTTCGGCATTCGCGGCGACCTGGCACTGCAGCAGGTCAAGCACATGAGTGGCGGCGAGAAGACGAAGGTCGCCCTGGCCCGGCTGGCGGCCCTCAAGGCGAACGTACTGATCCTCGACGAACCGACGAACCACCTCGACTTCTGGGCCTGTGCGGCCCTGGAACGTTCACTGCGTGACTTCGAAGGGACCGTCCTGTTCGTCAGCCACGACCGCTACTTCCTCGATCAGGTCGCCACGAAGGTCATCGTCTTCGAGCCGGACACCTGCCGCTGGCACGACGGAAACTATTCCGACTATCAGGCGTTCGTTCAGGCAATCCGGGAATCGGAGCGGCAGGCGGCCTCCGCAAAGACCGGCAAGGATTCGTCGAATGCCCAGCCGGCCAACGCGAAGTCCGCGAATCCGGAGCGTCGCAAACGGCGTTTCCCCTACCGCAAGGTTGAGGACATCGAAGCAGACATCGCAGCCCACGAAGAGCTGATTGCCCAGTTGCAGGCCGACATGACGGCCCCCGAAGTGCTGCGGGACGGCGAACGGATCCGGCAGACCCGCGAGCGGTTCGAACAGGCTCAGGAAGAACTCGAGCAGCTGATGGAGCACTGGGAAGAAGCCAGCGAGCTGAATTGA
- a CDS encoding menaquinone biosynthesis family protein codes for MSTEVVTEIRVGHSPDPDDAFMFHALANDKIETGRYRFTHQLQDIETLNRRALDAELELTAVSLHGYAFLTDTYALCACGASVGDDYGPMVVTREPMGIDDLKGKTIAVPGTLTTAFLGLNLCLGGCPKGEHSPRNLHTEGDAGAFRYVVHPFDEILNVVERGEADAGLIIHEGQLTYGDQGLNLVVDLGKWWLQETGLPLPLGANAIRKDLGQPAMDEVTALLKQSIQYGLDHRQEALEYALQFGRDLDPTKADKFVGMYVNDWTLDFGERGRKAVATLLERGHEAGIIPEPVELEFIG; via the coding sequence ATGTCGACCGAAGTTGTGACGGAAATCCGGGTCGGGCACAGCCCGGACCCCGACGATGCGTTCATGTTCCACGCGCTGGCGAACGACAAGATCGAAACCGGTCGGTACCGCTTCACGCACCAGCTGCAGGACATCGAAACGCTCAACCGGCGTGCACTCGATGCCGAGCTGGAACTGACGGCCGTCAGCCTGCACGGTTACGCCTTTCTGACCGACACCTACGCTCTGTGCGCCTGCGGGGCCAGCGTCGGCGACGACTATGGCCCGATGGTCGTGACCCGTGAACCGATGGGAATCGACGACCTGAAGGGGAAGACGATCGCCGTCCCCGGGACGCTGACGACCGCCTTTCTCGGGCTGAACCTCTGCCTGGGCGGCTGCCCGAAGGGAGAGCATTCTCCCCGGAACCTGCACACCGAAGGGGACGCCGGCGCCTTCCGCTACGTCGTCCATCCCTTCGACGAGATCCTCAACGTGGTCGAACGGGGCGAGGCGGATGCCGGCCTGATCATCCACGAAGGGCAACTCACTTATGGCGACCAGGGGCTGAACCTCGTCGTCGACCTGGGCAAATGGTGGCTGCAGGAGACCGGCCTGCCGCTGCCGCTCGGTGCGAACGCGATCCGCAAGGATCTCGGCCAGCCGGCGATGGACGAAGTGACCGCCCTGCTGAAGCAAAGCATCCAGTACGGTCTGGACCACCGCCAGGAAGCCCTCGAGTACGCTCTGCAGTTCGGTCGCGACCTTGATCCGACCAAGGCAGACAAGTTCGTCGGCATGTACGTGAACGACTGGACGCTCGATTTCGGCGAGCGGGGACGCAAGGCGGTTGCCACGCTGCTCGAGCGGGGACATGAGGCGGGAATCATTCCCGAGCCGGTCGAGCTGGAATTCATCGGCTGA
- a CDS encoding SDR family oxidoreductase, with the protein MSSTDYLANLFGLTGKTAVVIGGTGTLGGAICEALAQAGAHVLVVGRNAESGNGLVERLEAQGASGEFVRADSTSRDDLEAIVAHLKSAGRTCDILVNGAGTNSATPFLEIEDEEWDRIMNINLRSVRLACQVFGSDMLERKTAGSIINIASLSAMTPLSRVFTYSASKAAVLNLTQNLAREWAESGIRVNALSPGFFPAEQNRKVLTVERVESIMRHTPMNRFGEPQELAGAVVLLASNTAGGFVTGTNVVVDGGFTAMTI; encoded by the coding sequence ATGAGCAGCACAGACTACCTTGCGAACCTGTTCGGCCTGACCGGAAAGACGGCCGTCGTCATTGGCGGGACTGGAACCCTCGGGGGGGCCATCTGCGAGGCCCTGGCACAAGCGGGGGCCCATGTTCTCGTCGTCGGCCGCAACGCCGAAAGCGGCAACGGCCTCGTCGAACGTCTGGAGGCGCAGGGGGCGAGCGGCGAATTCGTCCGGGCGGATTCCACCAGCCGGGACGATCTCGAAGCGATCGTTGCTCACCTGAAGTCCGCCGGCCGCACGTGCGACATTCTGGTGAATGGTGCGGGGACGAACTCTGCCACGCCCTTCCTCGAAATCGAGGACGAGGAGTGGGACCGCATCATGAATATCAACCTTCGCAGCGTTCGCCTGGCCTGCCAGGTCTTCGGCAGCGACATGCTGGAGCGAAAGACAGCCGGCTCGATCATCAACATCGCGTCACTCTCGGCGATGACGCCGCTCTCCCGCGTGTTCACCTACTCCGCCTCGAAGGCAGCGGTGCTCAACCTCACGCAGAATCTCGCCCGTGAATGGGCCGAGAGTGGCATCCGCGTCAACGCCCTCTCTCCGGGCTTCTTCCCGGCCGAGCAGAACCGCAAGGTGCTGACGGTCGAACGCGTCGAGAGCATCATGCGACACACGCCGATGAACCGCTTCGGCGAGCCGCAGGAACTGGCCGGTGCCGTGGTCCTGCTGGCATCGAATACCGCTGGCGGATTCGTGACCGGCACGAACGTCGTGGTCGACGGCGGCTTCACCGCGATGACGATCTGA
- a CDS encoding STAS domain-containing protein, translating to MVKHLKIFQIDQVDKTIIVTPLGDSSSFRYRDLHMESNAVRDLLMKPGTRHLIIDLQNMEYFGSEFIGSLVSMLREVRNRGGKAFFCAATPQMLNVLQNMSLFKLWPHYDTRDEALANVPE from the coding sequence ATGGTCAAACACCTTAAGATTTTTCAGATCGACCAGGTCGACAAAACGATCATCGTCACACCGCTCGGCGACAGCAGTTCGTTCCGCTACCGGGACCTGCACATGGAGTCGAACGCGGTGCGGGATCTGCTGATGAAGCCGGGCACGCGGCACCTGATCATCGATCTGCAGAACATGGAGTACTTCGGCTCCGAGTTCATCGGATCGCTGGTCTCCATGTTGCGTGAGGTGCGCAACCGTGGCGGTAAGGCGTTCTTCTGTGCCGCCACGCCGCAGATGCTCAACGTGCTGCAGAACATGAGCCTGTTCAAGCTCTGGCCGCACTACGACACCCGCGACGAAGCACTCGCGAACGTTCCCGAGTAA